CTCTTCGAGGATGTCCCATACCGCCGGTTCCTGCTGCTCGACCATTTCTTTCGCCTGCTTGATGGTCGTGCACTGTCCGGTCTGCTCCAGCCGGTGATAGATGAACGGCTTGAATAGCTCGAGCGCCATCTTCTTCGGCAAGCCGCACTGATGGAGTTTCAATTCGGGACCGACAACGATCACCGAACGTCCCGAGTAGTCGACGCGCTTTCCGAGCAGGTTCTGGCGGAACCGTCCCTGCTTGCCCTTCAGAGTGTCTGAAAGCGATTTCAGCGGACGATTGTTCGCTCCGCGCAGCACGCGGCCGCGGCGGCCATTGTCGAACAGCGCGTCTACCGCTTCCTGGAGCATGCGCTTTTCGTTGCGCACGATCACTTCAGGAGCGTGGAGGTCCATCAGCTTCTTCAGACGGTTGTTGCGATTGATAACGCGGCGATAGAGATCGTTCAGATCAGAAGTCGCAAAACGTCCGCCATCCAGCGGCACCAAGGGACGCAGCTCCGGCGGAATCACCGGGATCACGTCGAGAATCATCCACTGAGGCTTGTTTCCAGACTTGCGGAACGCCTCGACAACCTTCAGCCGCTTCGCATATTTGAGCCTCTTCTGAAGAGAAGTCTCGTGCTTCATCTTCTCGCGCAGCTCGGTCGAGAGTTCCTCGACCTCGACGCGCTTGAGCAGTTCCTTGATCGATTCTGCGCCCATCATGGCCTTGAAGCCGGTGGCGCGGAATTGCTGATCGAGTTCGCGAAACTTGGTCTCTTCCTTGATGACCTCGCCTTCCTTCACGGGAGCGTCACCAGGATCAAGTACTACGTACGACTCGAAGTAGAGAACCGATTCGAGTTCGCGCAGCGAGATATCAAGCAAGTGGCCGATACGCGAAGGCAGGCCCTTGAAGAACCAGACATGCGAGCACGGCGATGCGAGCTCGATATGTCCAAGCCGCTCGCGGCGAACTTTGGAGAGCGTAACTTCAACACCGCACTTGTCGCAGATCACTCCGCGGTGCTTCATGCGCTTGTACTTGCCGCAGAGACACTCCCAATCGGTTACAGGACCAAAGATGCGGGCGCAGAAAAGACCATCACGCTCCGGCTTGAACGTGCGGTAGTTAATGGTTTCCGGTTTTGTGACCTCGCCGTGCGACCAGCTGCGGATACGCTCTGGCGAGGCCAGGGAAATCCGGATGCTGTCGAAGTCAGTGATATTGTTGCCGAGATCGAACGGGCTCGAACGGTACAAAGTGTCCTCCGTTTCGTTGTGCCATTCCCAATTCGGAATGACAGAAGAACCGAGTTGTGGCACGCCAGAGCATGCCGTATGTATTTCTTAAAACTGCATTCCGGGCGCCGGGCGAGGGCGCCCGGCGCTCCGTTTAGTCTGCCGCTGCCGCTGCCAAAGCCGGACGCTCTTTCGCCTTGATCAGCTCCACGTCCAGGCACAGCGACTGCAATTCGCGAATCAAAACATTGAACGACTCAGGCACGCCAGGCTCAATTGCGGCTTCACCCTTGACGATGGCTTCGTAAATCTTGGTACGGCCATAGACGTCGTCGGACTTCGCCGTGAGCAACTCCTGCAGGATGTAAGCCGCGCCGTAAGCTTCGAGCGCCCAGACTTCCATTTCTCCGAAGCGCTGTCCGCCGAACTGTGCTTTACCACCCAGCGGCTGCTGCGTAATCAGCGAGTACGGACCGATCGAGCGTGCGTGAATCTTGTCATCGACCAAGTGCGACAGTTTGAGCATGTAGATATAGCCAACCGTTACCGGCTGCTCGAACTTGTCACCTGTCATGCCGTCGAACAATTCGGTCTTGCCTGAGGTCGGCAGGCCCGATTGATCGAGCAGCGACTTGATTTCCTTTTCCGTTGCGCCGTCGAATACCGGCGTTCCGAAGAAGACGCCCTTCTCCATTCCCTGCGCCACCGAGAGCAGCGTGTCGTCGTCGATATCGGCGATCGACTTCAAGTACGGTGTGTCTTTAAAGATCTGCCGCAGTTCGCGACGCAGCGTCTCTTCGCGCGAGTTTTCCGAGAGCAGCTTCGAGATGCGCTTGCCCAGGTCGTGACCGGCCCAGCCAAGGTGCGTCTCCAGGATCTGACCTACGTTCATACGGGACGGGACGCCCAGCGGATTGAGAACGATCTCAACCGGCGTTCCATCCTGCAGATACGGCATGTCCTCTTCCGGCAGAATGCGTGCGATGACGCCTTTGTTTCCGTGGCGTCCGGCCATCTTGTCGCCGACCGAGAGCTTGCGCTTCATGGCGATGTAAACCTTCACCAGCTTGATCACGCCCGGTGGAAGCTCGTCGCCCTTCTGCAGTTTCGAGATCTTCTCGTTGACGATCTTGCGCAGAACATCGATCTGGCGCGAGGTCATCTCTTCGATCTCGTCGATCTGCTCGTTGACGCGCGGATCCTTGTTGTCGTACTTGATGCGCTTCAAGTTGCGCGTCGAAATACGCTCAATGGTTTCGCGGTCGAGAATCGCGCCCTTAGTCAGCAGGCGCTTGTTGGTACGCTCGTCGTGCAGGTCGGCCTGCACTTCCTTGCTGCCAAGAATGTTGTCGAGACGCTTGAGCCGCTCGTCGGTAAGAATTCGAATCTCGTCCGCGAGGTTCTTCTCCAGCTTCTCGATTTGCGTGGCTTCGATCGCCTTCGCGCGCTCGTCTTTTTCCTGCCCCTTGCGCGAGAAGATTTTCACGTCGACAACCGTGCCTTCGATTCCAGGAGGGCAGGTGAGCGACGCATCACGAACGTCTCCGGCTTTTTCGCCGAAGATCGCGCGCAGCAGTTTCTCTTCCGGTGTGAGCTGAGTCTCGCCCTTCGGAGTGACTTTGCCCACAAGGATGTCGCCGGCGTGTACGGATGCGCCGATGCGGATGACTCCGCTCTCGTCGAGATCACGCAACGCCGATTCCGAGACGTTCGGGATGTCGCGCGTGATTTCTTCCGGACCTAGCTTCGTATCGCGAGCTTCGATCTCGAACTCCTCGATGTGCACCGACGTGTAATAGTCGTCTCGCACCAGCTTCTCCGAGACGAGGATCGCGTCTTCGAAGTTGTAACCGCGCCATGGCATGAAGGCGACCAGGACGTTTCGTCCGAGCGCCAGCTCGCCCATATCGGTGCAGGGACCATCGGCAATTACCTGTCCCTTCACCACGCGATCACCCTTGCGAACGATCGGCTTCTGGGAGATGCAAGTGTTCTGGTTGGAACGCTTGAATTTGATGAGCTGATAAATGTCGCTTCCGACTTCACGCGACAACTGCGTGGGATGGTGCTCACCCTCGACGCGCACGATAATGCGCTCGGAGTCCACCGAGTCCACAATGCCATTGCGCCGGGCGAGAACAACAGCTCCGGAGTCACGAGCAGTTACGCCTTCCATTCCGGTTCCGACAATCGGAGCCTCTGCACGAAGCAGCGGCACAGACTGGCGTTGCATGTTCGCGCCCATCAATGCGCGGTTCGCGTCGTCGTGCTCGAGGAATGGAACCAGCGAGGCTGCGACAGAAACAAGCTGCTTCGGGCTCACGTCGATGTAATCGACCTCATCGCGCGGAACCAAGACGAAGTTGCCGGCCTTGCGGGCGTTGACCAG
This region of Terriglobales bacterium genomic DNA includes:
- the rpoB gene encoding DNA-directed RNA polymerase subunit beta, whose protein sequence is MPNNNHRARRTRLDFSKIPATIQIPNLIEVQKRSYDRFLQMDKLPSERDDSGLQSVFQSVFPISDFRNVSQLEFVDYAIGNWECKCGHLKGLHHLRTTCRNCGATVITDPFHPGEVLCGKCGTYNANTPDFCNKCGDPVGLQLKYDVNECEERGMTYSAPLKVTIRLTIFDKDAETGAKSIRDIKEQEVFFGDIPLMTQNGTFIINGTERVIVSQLHRSPGVFFETANNRTYFLGKIIPYRGSWVEFEYDQKNTLYVRIDRKRKFLGTIFLRALGLRSDEDILRTFYTVDKIAVREKKIYWTLEPNIERPTNLLGLKLAHSIKTKGGEEVAHSGRKISPSVLKEIQKAKITEIEIDTTDLEGAFTAADVVDTSTGEVLLEANTELTADKLSKMIDAGITELHLFFPERDDVGNVISNTLRRDSVKTPQEALIEIYRKLRPGDPPTLDTATSLFHGMFFDARKYDFSRVGRLKFNIKLYEKNDHTSLDHRTLEPEDFYATIRYLLKLRRSIGLVDDIDHLGNRRVRAVGELMENQFRIGLVRMERAIKEKMSVYQEMSTAMPHDLVNAKPVMAAIREFFGSSQLSQFMDQTNPLSEITHKRRLSALGPGGLSRERAGFEVRDVHPTHYGRICPIETPEGPNIGLISSLSCYARINDYGFIESPYRRVKGSRVQDFVQVMNSGDSEHRVGDHVELHELEKVNDELKSKRKKPADFEPFSFYLSAWEEDRHVIAQANVELDDKGRLVNELVNARKAGNFVLVPRDEVDYIDVSPKQLVSVAASLVPFLEHDDANRALMGANMQRQSVPLLRAEAPIVGTGMEGVTARDSGAVVLARRNGIVDSVDSERIIVRVEGEHHPTQLSREVGSDIYQLIKFKRSNQNTCISQKPIVRKGDRVVKGQVIADGPCTDMGELALGRNVLVAFMPWRGYNFEDAILVSEKLVRDDYYTSVHIEEFEIEARDTKLGPEEITRDIPNVSESALRDLDESGVIRIGASVHAGDILVGKVTPKGETQLTPEEKLLRAIFGEKAGDVRDASLTCPPGIEGTVVDVKIFSRKGQEKDERAKAIEATQIEKLEKNLADEIRILTDERLKRLDNILGSKEVQADLHDERTNKRLLTKGAILDRETIERISTRNLKRIKYDNKDPRVNEQIDEIEEMTSRQIDVLRKIVNEKISKLQKGDELPPGVIKLVKVYIAMKRKLSVGDKMAGRHGNKGVIARILPEEDMPYLQDGTPVEIVLNPLGVPSRMNVGQILETHLGWAGHDLGKRISKLLSENSREETLRRELRQIFKDTPYLKSIADIDDDTLLSVAQGMEKGVFFGTPVFDGATEKEIKSLLDQSGLPTSGKTELFDGMTGDKFEQPVTVGYIYMLKLSHLVDDKIHARSIGPYSLITQQPLGGKAQFGGQRFGEMEVWALEAYGAAYILQELLTAKSDDVYGRTKIYEAIVKGEAAIEPGVPESFNVLIRELQSLCLDVELIKAKERPALAAAAAD